In Candidatus Cloacimonadota bacterium, the following proteins share a genomic window:
- a CDS encoding transcriptional repressor: MEKYLEILKQKKLKKTPKRLEILRIMQQSNSYFSPLELRDLLKEKFNKVGLPTVYRILQQFQEIGIASSIQKEDNQLYYFLCSSQHDHHHFICRKCHKVSCVEYCNFDAIKQLVEDQLKSKAESHILQIEGLCRDCKES; the protein is encoded by the coding sequence ATGGAAAAATATCTTGAGATACTCAAACAGAAAAAACTAAAGAAAACACCGAAGCGTCTGGAAATCCTCCGGATCATGCAGCAAAGCAATTCATACTTCTCTCCCCTCGAACTACGCGATCTCCTTAAAGAGAAATTCAATAAGGTCGGACTGCCGACCGTGTATCGAATACTCCAGCAATTCCAGGAAATCGGCATTGCATCATCGATCCAAAAAGAGGATAACCAACTTTACTATTTCTTATGCTCTTCGCAGCACGATCATCACCACTTCATCTGCAGAAAGTGCCATAAGGTATCCTGCGTGGAATACTGCAATTTCGATGCGATCAAGCAACTTGTTGAAGACCAGCTCAAATCAAAAGCAGAGAGCCATATCCTCCAGATCGAGGGACTGTGCAGGGATTGCAAAGAATCATGA
- a CDS encoding LPP20 family lipoprotein codes for MKKLLFGLLIVAFVIGAIGCGGGEKTVKESNIPGWFLNPPQDPDYIFGVNSATSTQMQLALDKAKAGARADIAQQLETKVSVLVKSFQEEVGSGEDAELNAFYSQTMKNIANQTLQGSRVREQKVVPESGGMFRAYILMELPLVEFNQNVVKKVKNMQLYDRFRASQAFEDLETQIEDYQQEQNQ; via the coding sequence ATGAAGAAGTTACTCTTCGGTTTGCTCATAGTAGCATTTGTTATTGGTGCCATTGGCTGCGGCGGTGGCGAAAAAACTGTGAAAGAATCAAACATTCCGGGTTGGTTCCTTAATCCTCCACAGGATCCGGATTACATTTTTGGTGTAAACTCAGCCACATCAACCCAGATGCAACTTGCCCTTGATAAGGCAAAAGCAGGAGCACGTGCAGACATTGCACAGCAGCTTGAAACAAAAGTGTCAGTTCTTGTAAAGAGTTTCCAGGAAGAAGTCGGCAGCGGCGAAGATGCAGAATTGAATGCATTCTACAGTCAGACCATGAAGAACATCGCCAATCAGACACTCCAGGGAAGCAGAGTCCGCGAACAAAAAGTTGTTCCCGAAAGCGGTGGTATGTTCAGAGCATATATACTTATGGAACTTCCACTTGTTGAGTTCAACCAGAATGTCGTAAAGAAAGTTAAAAATATGCAGCTTTATGACAGATTCCGCGCTTCACAGGCTTTCGAAGATCTTGAAACACAGATTGAAGATTACCAGCAAGAGCAGAACCAATAA
- a CDS encoding metal ABC transporter permease — MDNLFTSIATYTFLQNAVIAATLASIVCGITGTFVVVKKITFISGGIAHAVLGGVGIAFYLSMPPIIGAFVVAILAAITIGLVKLKAHQHENTVISALWAMGMAIGVIFMYLTPGYSADLLSYLFGNILMVSSTNLFILAGLNVFIILIVIIFYRQFVAITYDEEQARLRGLPVDFLYILLLCIIALTIVVLIQIVGIILVIALLSLPAAIAGLFTRTLHGMIFSAIGLGLVFTLAGIALSFSANIPTGATIIIICGIAYLIAINLSRVIRKKH; from the coding sequence ATGGATAATTTGTTCACAAGCATCGCAACCTATACATTTCTGCAAAACGCAGTTATTGCTGCCACTCTCGCGAGCATTGTTTGCGGAATTACCGGCACTTTCGTTGTGGTAAAAAAGATAACCTTCATCAGCGGAGGAATCGCACACGCAGTTCTTGGAGGAGTCGGTATTGCATTCTATCTCAGCATGCCCCCAATTATTGGTGCATTTGTCGTTGCAATTCTTGCCGCAATTACGATCGGGCTTGTGAAGCTGAAAGCGCATCAGCATGAAAATACAGTCATCAGCGCGCTCTGGGCAATGGGCATGGCAATTGGTGTGATCTTCATGTATCTCACGCCCGGCTACAGCGCAGATCTTTTATCCTACCTGTTCGGGAATATCCTCATGGTTTCTTCGACAAATCTTTTCATACTTGCCGGATTGAATGTGTTCATCATTCTTATTGTAATAATATTCTACCGACAATTTGTTGCAATTACGTATGATGAGGAACAAGCGAGGTTAAGAGGTTTGCCAGTTGATTTTCTGTATATTCTGCTTCTGTGCATTATTGCTCTTACCATTGTCGTGCTCATCCAGATCGTCGGTATCATTCTGGTTATTGCGTTACTCAGTCTCCCGGCAGCAATTGCAGGTCTCTTTACCCGCACATTACACGGCATGATCTTTTCTGCAATCGGGTTGGGACTTGTTTTTACTCTGGCTGGTATTGCACTATCCTTTTCTGCAAACATCCCGACCGGTGCTACGATCATCATTATTTGCGGCATTGCATATCTTATTGCAATAAATCTCTCTCGTGTAATCCGCAAAAAACATTGA
- a CDS encoding ABC transporter ATP-binding protein, with translation MKTEHTRPVITLNDLDFSYNGEPVLQDITIEIDSKDFVAILGPNGAGKTTLIKLLLGFLKPTKGRISILGTNPIKARKFLGYVPQYSTFDMDYPIHVIDIVKMNTLSANSLFPSYKKDIAEKAFSLLEKLEIQDFANRNFHELSGGQKQRALIARALINDPKILLLDEPTASVDVSMEKDIYDILKILNASTTILLITHDVGFVSTYVNKICCLNRFASMHSVQELTGKSLFDIYSESSKFLQHHCNL, from the coding sequence ATGAAGACTGAACACACTCGACCGGTTATTACACTTAACGATCTGGATTTTTCCTATAATGGAGAACCTGTTCTCCAGGATATTACGATCGAGATCGACAGCAAAGATTTTGTTGCCATCCTCGGACCGAATGGAGCAGGAAAAACAACACTAATAAAACTTCTGCTCGGATTTCTTAAACCAACTAAAGGCAGGATATCAATTTTAGGAACGAATCCTATAAAAGCCAGAAAATTTCTTGGTTATGTTCCGCAATACAGCACGTTTGATATGGACTACCCCATCCATGTGATCGATATTGTGAAGATGAACACGCTCTCTGCAAACTCATTATTTCCATCATATAAAAAAGATATTGCGGAAAAAGCTTTTTCTCTTTTAGAGAAGCTTGAAATCCAGGATTTTGCAAACAGGAATTTTCATGAACTCTCTGGCGGTCAAAAACAGCGAGCCCTGATCGCACGAGCGCTGATCAACGATCCAAAAATTCTTTTGCTTGACGAACCCACTGCAAGTGTTGATGTCTCGATGGAGAAAGATATTTATGACATCCTCAAAATACTCAATGCCTCCACAACAATTCTCCTGATTACTCATGATGTTGGCTTTGTCTCAACCTATGTTAATAAAATTTGTTGCTTGAACCGTTTCGCTTCGATGCATTCTGTCCAAGAGCTGACAGGCAAATCGCTGTTTGATATATACAGTGAAAGCAGTAAATTTCTGCAGCACCATTGCAATCTTTAG
- a CDS encoding GGDEF domain-containing protein, producing MQNTSFTDTDIIFQTLSYATRLLASEKNLDQLVENAVDILSDFGHSNKVEFFSLDDENPGNIILLGQLENGFISQPKAGIPINETNFENMLALRRPEIVKTADRSIIYLPLIGSGNNPIGILVLHVKSHTSFDDIELRSLIILTTLIAVSLEYIQSSRLAMFDSLTGLYIRRQMNLHIEHEIGRIKRYGGRFAVAMLDIDHFKRVNDTYGHLFGDQVLQELAQLIRNTIRQNVDIPCRFGGEEFIIILPQSDVEKASAVTERLRQICEEHEFLYKGKPVPVTFSAGVIEVNTFSTTPKEVISRVDKLLYYAKENGRNRVCKEG from the coding sequence ATGCAGAACACATCATTCACTGATACTGATATTATTTTTCAAACCTTGAGTTATGCGACACGTTTACTCGCGTCCGAGAAGAACCTTGATCAACTCGTGGAGAATGCTGTGGATATCCTTTCTGATTTTGGGCATAGCAATAAGGTGGAATTTTTCTCGCTTGATGATGAGAATCCCGGTAATATCATTTTACTCGGGCAGCTGGAAAACGGCTTCATTTCTCAGCCAAAAGCAGGAATTCCGATCAATGAAACAAATTTTGAAAACATGCTTGCACTCAGGCGTCCGGAGATCGTAAAAACTGCAGATCGCAGCATCATCTATCTTCCCCTGATCGGCTCAGGAAATAACCCGATCGGTATTCTTGTTCTGCATGTAAAAAGCCATACAAGTTTTGATGATATCGAACTACGCTCTCTAATTATTCTGACAACGCTTATTGCAGTTTCCCTTGAATATATACAATCCAGTCGACTTGCAATGTTCGACTCTCTTACCGGGCTTTATATACGCAGACAGATGAATCTTCATATTGAGCATGAAATTGGCAGGATAAAGAGATATGGTGGAAGGTTCGCAGTTGCGATGCTGGATATTGATCATTTCAAGCGTGTTAATGATACGTATGGGCATTTATTCGGAGATCAGGTTTTACAGGAATTGGCTCAACTCATCCGCAATACAATACGTCAAAATGTTGATATTCCATGCCGCTTTGGTGGAGAGGAATTTATCATAATTCTTCCTCAGTCGGATGTTGAAAAAGCATCTGCAGTAACAGAGAGACTTCGGCAGATCTGCGAGGAACATGAGTTCCTTTACAAAGGAAAACCGGTTCCTGTCACGTTTAGTGCAGGTGTTATAGAAGTTAATACGTTTAGTACAACACCTAAAGAAGTGATCTCTCGCGTTGATAAATTGCTTTATTATGCAAAAGAGAATGGCAGGAACAGGGTTTGCAAAGAGGGATAG
- a CDS encoding tetratricopeptide repeat protein: protein MKKSACIWVLIFFFFNFLYPDLASAEAIFIEDFLTNNNNWPIEEDEYAKTSIVNGTFIFEYKMDESGYHVFYPVEIDRGRDFEIAITLYQISGHDDRGYGLIWDIVDDSNYYSFEISDNGYYRVGKAVAGEWIDVIGWTESEYINTFGGKNTLAVAKLGDTYMFFINKNYVNLTDVQPLWGDYLGFDIWLKQKIAIESLEVSYIEEMDVILDEDFSDNSLLWFEGNDNEMYAEVKNGYYYFQHKEEDGSYFVWNHVNLIPENDFEITTTITHTSGVIDYGYGLVWGMSDLENLYTFNISDNGNYRYGKYVNDEWEILIGWTESDLLRSYNGTNTLTVEKNYDTYNFYINNEWVDSYPFEQLFGNGIGYVIYKAQTIMIDDLIIKQDMNETSSIIDQAVALLENISIRYPEYDETYTTLADLYWEDAENAFDIDNVARSMLYLQSAKAEILSDNPRLNELADVLSDAGYFLNTAEGSYFERMDYYEQAFQYFNIVTQIDETLGNQTHLPTDYINLGAASNNLGNYDQAIDYYTKALNLAKEVKSAHEIFAAYDNLGLTSKNDEKYHIAIDYYSLGIQYARKLDDKTEEEFFNYMIAQVYDLDLEDWEKAIDYYKEASEIARERGAMIELQEYLYCIGDCYYALYKDDIADSYYEQADAIIINE from the coding sequence ATGAAAAAAAGTGCTTGTATTTGGGTGTTAATCTTCTTTTTCTTTAATTTCTTGTATCCAGATTTAGCAAGTGCGGAGGCTATATTTATTGAGGATTTTCTTACAAATAATAATAACTGGCCTATCGAAGAGGATGAGTATGCCAAAACTTCAATAGTCAACGGCACTTTCATTTTTGAATACAAAATGGATGAAAGCGGATATCATGTGTTTTATCCTGTAGAGATAGATAGAGGAAGAGATTTTGAAATTGCTATAACTCTCTATCAAATCAGTGGACACGACGATCGCGGATACGGATTAATCTGGGATATAGTTGATGACTCAAACTATTATTCTTTTGAAATTTCGGATAATGGTTATTATCGTGTAGGTAAAGCAGTTGCTGGTGAATGGATTGATGTTATTGGATGGACAGAAAGCGAATACATCAACACCTTTGGCGGAAAGAACACGCTTGCCGTCGCGAAGTTGGGTGACACATATATGTTTTTTATCAATAAAAATTATGTAAACCTGACAGACGTTCAACCACTTTGGGGGGATTATCTTGGCTTTGATATTTGGCTTAAACAGAAAATAGCTATCGAATCCCTTGAAGTGAGTTACATAGAGGAAATGGATGTCATTCTTGATGAGGATTTCTCAGACAATTCCCTATTGTGGTTTGAAGGAAATGATAATGAGATGTATGCTGAGGTCAAGAATGGCTATTACTATTTCCAGCACAAAGAAGAGGATGGAAGTTACTTTGTATGGAACCATGTGAATCTCATCCCTGAGAACGATTTTGAGATTACTACAACAATAACTCATACCAGCGGTGTTATTGATTACGGGTACGGACTTGTGTGGGGAATGTCAGACCTTGAAAACCTGTATACCTTTAATATCTCGGATAACGGTAACTACCGCTACGGAAAGTATGTAAATGACGAATGGGAGATCTTAATCGGTTGGACTGAATCTGATCTTCTTCGATCATATAATGGAACCAATACCCTCACCGTTGAAAAGAATTACGATACATATAACTTTTATATTAATAATGAATGGGTAGATTCCTACCCCTTTGAACAGCTCTTTGGAAATGGTATCGGATATGTGATCTATAAAGCTCAAACCATCATGATCGATGATCTTATTATAAAGCAGGACATGAATGAAACAAGCTCGATCATCGACCAGGCGGTAGCTTTGCTTGAGAATATTTCAATTCGATATCCTGAATATGATGAGACATATACAACACTTGCTGACTTGTACTGGGAAGATGCGGAAAATGCCTTTGACATTGATAATGTTGCCCGATCTATGCTCTACCTCCAATCCGCGAAAGCGGAGATACTGAGTGATAATCCCAGACTCAACGAGCTTGCAGATGTACTGTCTGATGCAGGATATTTTTTGAATACAGCTGAGGGTTCTTATTTTGAGAGAATGGATTATTACGAGCAGGCATTCCAATATTTTAATATCGTTACCCAGATCGATGAAACGCTTGGAAATCAAACCCATCTCCCAACTGATTATATAAATCTTGGAGCTGCATCTAATAACCTGGGAAATTACGATCAGGCAATTGATTATTATACCAAAGCGCTTAATCTTGCAAAAGAGGTGAAATCTGCGCATGAAATTTTTGCTGCGTATGATAACCTGGGGCTTACAAGTAAAAATGATGAAAAATATCATATTGCGATAGATTACTATTCACTGGGCATTCAATATGCTCGCAAGCTGGATGATAAAACCGAAGAAGAGTTCTTTAACTATATGATCGCCCAGGTTTATGATCTTGATCTCGAGGATTGGGAAAAGGCGATTGATTACTATAAAGAAGCATCAGAAATTGCGCGAGAGCGAGGTGCAATGATCGAATTACAGGAATACCTCTATTGTATTGGAGATTGCTATTACGCTCTGTATAAGGATGATATCGCAGATTCGTACTATGAGCAGGCAGATGCAATCATTATTAATGAGTAA
- a CDS encoding zinc ABC transporter substrate-binding protein encodes MKKSIILGLLMIIIISCTKSVSKNDALDIFVSVLPQKYFVERIAGDKADVHVMVLPGHSPATYEPTPSQMKEISDADLYFRIGVPFEETWMNKLEHLNPDMTIIDTRKGISLRPMDSFATLQDKMSHEYHAEKHTPHDHSHQLDPHIWLSPELVKRQAMTICETLQEYDADNTTYYQANLQSFLDDLAALQQYFRDRLSNLTHRAFLVFHPSWGYLADEFRLMQIPIQIEGKSPAPKELAEIISYALKKNIRIVFVQKQFSTTAAETVAQAIDGKVVSIDPLAENYLENMKTIADTFQEALDED; translated from the coding sequence ATGAAAAAGAGTATCATCCTGGGCTTGCTTATGATCATAATAATCTCATGCACGAAATCTGTCAGCAAAAATGATGCTCTCGACATCTTTGTCAGCGTGCTTCCGCAGAAATATTTTGTTGAACGCATCGCTGGGGATAAGGCAGATGTACATGTTATGGTTTTGCCAGGACACAGCCCTGCAACATACGAGCCGACTCCTTCACAAATGAAGGAAATTTCTGATGCCGATCTGTACTTTCGTATCGGCGTTCCTTTTGAAGAAACTTGGATGAACAAGCTGGAACATCTCAATCCTGACATGACGATCATCGATACGAGGAAAGGTATATCACTTCGTCCGATGGATTCGTTTGCTACCCTTCAGGATAAAATGTCTCATGAGTATCATGCAGAAAAACATACCCCACACGATCACTCACACCAGCTCGATCCGCATATATGGTTGAGTCCTGAATTAGTGAAGAGACAGGCAATGACAATTTGCGAAACTCTTCAGGAATATGATGCTGACAATACTACTTATTATCAGGCAAACCTGCAATCCTTTCTTGATGACCTGGCGGCACTTCAGCAGTATTTTAGAGATCGTCTCTCGAACCTTACGCATCGCGCATTTCTTGTGTTTCATCCCTCCTGGGGCTATCTTGCAGATGAATTCAGATTGATGCAGATCCCTATTCAGATTGAAGGAAAATCACCTGCCCCAAAAGAACTCGCAGAGATCATATCATATGCACTGAAAAAAAATATTCGTATCGTTTTTGTGCAGAAGCAGTTCAGCACCACTGCAGCAGAAACCGTCGCACAAGCAATTGATGGAAAGGTCGTGAGCATCGATCCGCTTGCCGAAAATTATCTTGAAAACATGAAAACCATAGCAGACACCTTTCAGGAAGCACTCGATGAAGACTGA
- a CDS encoding LPP20 family lipoprotein, translating to MKKTIILIFAVLLILSCASTQKTVKPPKIIKYPQWFITPHNAVIGYGPIYFTEESSAKAATQKATDNYIKFSHCLVLGTQTYIQSVKGLDLVYDSLFIHIEASPAEEGFLEKQFAHADTFATDNMIIVIHSNTSLSGMKDIIQFPDECVWVTTPPQDKEFLYAVGSCNSIYSEHKAWESAENNAILNLARKISLNNAVETLVNDEILMSKFDENVNVELRDIEVVERWKDPRTNSYCVLIRM from the coding sequence ATGAAAAAAACAATTATTCTTATATTCGCAGTACTATTGATACTTTCTTGTGCATCCACACAAAAGACCGTAAAACCTCCAAAAATAATTAAGTATCCACAATGGTTTATTACTCCTCACAATGCAGTTATTGGATATGGACCAATCTACTTTACAGAGGAATCAAGCGCTAAAGCCGCTACTCAAAAAGCGACAGACAATTATATAAAATTCTCTCATTGTCTGGTGCTTGGTACTCAAACATACATTCAGTCGGTCAAGGGTCTTGATCTTGTGTATGATTCTCTGTTTATTCATATCGAAGCTTCTCCTGCAGAAGAAGGATTTCTGGAAAAACAATTTGCACATGCAGACACCTTTGCTACCGATAATATGATCATCGTAATACACTCCAATACCTCCCTTTCTGGAATGAAGGATATCATTCAGTTCCCCGACGAGTGTGTGTGGGTCACTACTCCACCGCAAGATAAAGAGTTTCTCTATGCTGTTGGTTCCTGCAATAGTATTTATAGCGAACATAAAGCCTGGGAAAGTGCTGAGAATAATGCCATACTCAATCTTGCCAGGAAGATATCGCTTAATAATGCAGTTGAAACACTAGTCAATGATGAGATACTCATGAGTAAATTCGACGAAAATGTGAACGTTGAATTAAGAGATATCGAAGTCGTTGAGCGCTGGAAGGATCCAAGGACAAATTCATATTGCGTACTTATTCGTATGTAG